A stretch of Elephas maximus indicus isolate mEleMax1 chromosome 20, mEleMax1 primary haplotype, whole genome shotgun sequence DNA encodes these proteins:
- the TMIE gene encoding transmembrane inner ear expressed protein isoform X1: MQKGPTSPLLKFEAPPSRQPEERSPAEPSTAPPKPKPPPLTKETVVFWDMRLWHVVGIFSLFVLSIIITLCCVFNCRVPRTRKEIEARYLQRKAAKMYTDKLETVPPLNELTEIPGEDKKKKKKDSVDTVAIKVEEDEKNEAKKKKGEK, from the exons ATGCAGAAAGGTCCCACCAGCCCCCTGCTGAAGTTCGAGGCACCCCCATCCCGCCAACCTGAAGAAAGATCCCCAGCGGAG CCCAGTACGGCCCCGCCCAAGCCCAAGCCGCCCCCGCTGACCAAGGAGACCGTGGTGTTCTGGGACATGCGCCTGTGGCACGTGGTGGGCATCTTCTCGCTCTTCGTGCTGTCCATCA TTATCACCCTGTGCTGTGTCTTCAACTGTCGTGTGCCACGGACCCGGAAGGAGATAGAAGCCCGGTACCTGCAGCGGAAGGCTGCCAAGATGTACACAGACAAGCTGGAGACTGTGCCACCCCTCAACGAGCTTACAGAAATCCCCGGAG AggataagaagaagaagaagaaggacagCGTGGACACAGTGGCCATCAAGGTAGAGGAGGATGAGAAGAATGAggccaagaagaagaaaggggagaAATGA
- the TMIE gene encoding transmembrane inner ear expressed protein isoform X2, whose protein sequence is MSAKMAGQPRGAGPLWALGGAALGVCLTGVAGQLVEPSTAPPKPKPPPLTKETVVFWDMRLWHVVGIFSLFVLSIIITLCCVFNCRVPRTRKEIEARYLQRKAAKMYTDKLETVPPLNELTEIPGEDKKKKKKDSVDTVAIKVEEDEKNEAKKKKGEK, encoded by the exons ATGAGCGCGAAGATGGCGGGGCAGCCGCGGGGCGCTGGGCCCCTCTGGGCTCTGGGCGGCGCCGCCCTGGGGGTCTGCCTCACGGGGGTCGCCGGGCAGCTGGTGGAG CCCAGTACGGCCCCGCCCAAGCCCAAGCCGCCCCCGCTGACCAAGGAGACCGTGGTGTTCTGGGACATGCGCCTGTGGCACGTGGTGGGCATCTTCTCGCTCTTCGTGCTGTCCATCA TTATCACCCTGTGCTGTGTCTTCAACTGTCGTGTGCCACGGACCCGGAAGGAGATAGAAGCCCGGTACCTGCAGCGGAAGGCTGCCAAGATGTACACAGACAAGCTGGAGACTGTGCCACCCCTCAACGAGCTTACAGAAATCCCCGGAG AggataagaagaagaagaagaaggacagCGTGGACACAGTGGCCATCAAGGTAGAGGAGGATGAGAAGAATGAggccaagaagaagaaaggggagaAATGA